In the Pseudobacteroides sp. genome, CGCCGTATATCGTTCATTTCAGCAGAGGCGGTGGCATGATAGGATTTGTAACAGAGACGGGGAAGGAGCAGGTTACATATTATACATCATACAATGAAAAAAGAAAAACCGGCAGGAAGGAGTTTCTTGAGAGCTGTTCCGGCGCTGTAATTTTGCTTAACCCGGATGAAAGATCGGGAGAAAAGGATTATCCTGCCAAAATCAGAAACGAACTGATAAATAAATCAATATTGCCCCTGACGTTGACTGCTGCTTTGATTTTTATCATTTATTTGTTTTACAATAATTTTGCTGCGGGAGAGAATACTTACAGCAAGGTTATCCTGCCCCTGGTTTTTACAAAGATTGCCGGCATCGTACTTTCTGTCCTGCTGATCCTGCACGAATTTGAAGTTCATCTATCTGTTACGGACAAGCTTTGTCATCTGAACAAAGCAACCAACTGCAATACGGTTCTTAATGATAAAGCATCAAAAGTATTCGGGTGGTTCGGTTGGGCCGATGTCGGATTCGTATACTTTACAGGCAGTTTTCTCTTTCTTCTGCAGTCCCATGAAGGAGAAGGACTTTCTTTAATGGCAATACTTGCCGCCCTCTCAGTACCGTATCCACTCTTCTCGATTTATTACCAGGGAGTTGTTTTGAAGAAGTGGTGCCCCATGTGTCTTG is a window encoding:
- a CDS encoding vitamin K epoxide reductase family protein, which translates into the protein PYIVHFSRGGGMIGFVTETGKEQVTYYTSYNEKRKTGRKEFLESCSGAVILLNPDERSGEKDYPAKIRNELINKSILPLTLTAALIFIIYLFYNNFAAGENTYSKVILPLVFTKIAGIVLSVLLILHEFEVHLSVTDKLCHLNKATNCNTVLNDKASKVFGWFGWADVGFVYFTGSFLFLLQSHEGEGLSLMAILAALSVPYPLFSIYYQGVVLKKWCPMCLGVQLILITEFVLLMPQFSQLSFSLDSVTRLVLSLLVIALVYTLFILFRREQMSSEMHYYKYLGFKKNPDILRMLLMNQPHYEIPLSESSLIFGKRDASIRITAFLSMHCSHCARAFEKIRNMLNENEDIIINLILITSDNKMLTTLYNNNRQGKEAESLELME